A part of Parvivirga hydrogeniphila genomic DNA contains:
- a CDS encoding ABC transporter ATP-binding protein → MPELLEVLGVRAGYGRIDVVREASLSVKSGEVVALLGSNGAGKSTLLKAIAGILRPSAGAVRLAGDDVTALPPERLVRRGLALVPEGRMLFGDLTVEENLALGAYATGSDAATRERVLTLFPVLADRLSQRAATLSGGEQQMLAIGRALMSRPRVILLDEPSLGLAPRVVAQIFDVLDDLVSDGLGVLLVEQDANLALKHANRGYVMRNGRVVLKGLASDLRRNDEVRLAYLGSWHRKEPPDADMEP, encoded by the coding sequence ATGCCTGAGCTCTTGGAGGTGCTCGGCGTTCGTGCGGGCTACGGGCGGATCGACGTCGTACGGGAGGCGTCCCTGTCGGTGAAAAGCGGCGAGGTGGTGGCGTTGCTGGGCTCGAACGGCGCCGGCAAGTCGACGCTGCTCAAGGCGATCGCAGGCATTCTGCGGCCGTCTGCGGGAGCGGTGCGGCTCGCCGGTGACGACGTGACGGCGCTTCCTCCGGAACGGCTCGTGCGGCGCGGGCTTGCGCTCGTACCTGAGGGGCGGATGCTCTTCGGGGACCTCACCGTCGAGGAGAACCTCGCTCTCGGCGCGTACGCGACGGGAAGCGACGCGGCAACGAGGGAGCGGGTCTTGACGCTCTTCCCGGTCCTGGCCGATCGCCTCTCGCAGCGGGCGGCGACGCTTTCCGGCGGAGAGCAGCAGATGCTTGCCATCGGCCGGGCGCTGATGTCCCGCCCGCGCGTGATACTGCTCGACGAGCCCTCGTTGGGGCTCGCGCCGCGCGTGGTGGCGCAGATCTTCGACGTTCTCGACGATCTCGTGTCTGACGGGCTCGGGGTGCTTCTCGTTGAGCAAGATGCGAACCTCGCGCTGAAGCACGCGAACCGAGGCTACGTGATGCGCAACGGACGCGTGGTCCTCAAAGGACTCGCGTCGGACCTCCGTCGCAACGATGAGGTGCGATTGGCGTATCTTGGGTCGTGGCACAGGAAGGAGCCGCCCGATGCCGATATGGAACCCTGA